In Eleutherodactylus coqui strain aEleCoq1 chromosome 11, aEleCoq1.hap1, whole genome shotgun sequence, a single window of DNA contains:
- the LOC136581765 gene encoding uncharacterized PE-PGRS family protein PE_PGRS20-like has product MELDVEMPFCFSDGLKHTCAGLQEEWGSGVHGQDEGSGVIGQDEGSGVFGQDEGSAHNEGSGVFGQAEGSGVFGQDEGSGVFGQDGGSDGGSGVFGQDGGSGVFGQDGGSGVFGQDGGSGVFGQDGGSGVFGQDGGSGVFGQDGGSVMIGHDEGSGY; this is encoded by the exons ATGGAGCTTGATGTTGAAATGCCATTTTGTTTTAGTGATGGACTGAAACATACCTGCGCTGGTCTACAAGAG GAATGGGGATCTGGTGTACatggtcaagatgaaggatctggagtgattggtcaagatgaaggatctggtgtgtttggtcaagatgaaggatctgcacACAATGAAGGATCTGGTGTGTTTGGTCAAGCTGAGGGATCTGGCGTGTttggtcaagatgaaggatctggtgtgttcggtcaagatggaggatccg atggaggatccggtgtgttcggtcaagatggaggatccggggtgttcggtcaagatggaggatctgggGTGTTTGGTCAAGATGGAGGGTCTGGTGTGtttggtcaagatggaggatccggtgtgtttggtcaagatggaggatccggtgtgtttggtcaagatggaggatccgttATGATCGGACATGATGAAGGATCTGGTTATTAA